The following proteins are co-located in the Polystyrenella longa genome:
- a CDS encoding RDD family protein yields MIQKISLLFRRVVSAFFDNFFLFIVTYLVSIFLFPETFIFGEREWTEEQRIAFTYRYYYFIACWWVYYAFLERSRRQGTWAKSMNNLQVTDLHGNRIGLLRATVRHGARLVTLLTCLLGYLTILFTKRNQALHDLLSGTMVVDRHPPEEEFDDSELEIMPIEPPL; encoded by the coding sequence ATGATTCAGAAAATCTCCCTACTCTTTCGTCGCGTCGTTTCGGCTTTCTTCGATAACTTTTTTCTGTTCATCGTGACTTACTTAGTTTCGATTTTTCTGTTCCCAGAAACATTCATATTCGGAGAGCGGGAATGGACGGAAGAGCAACGGATCGCGTTCACTTATCGGTATTATTATTTCATTGCCTGCTGGTGGGTGTACTATGCCTTTCTGGAGCGATCGCGTCGGCAAGGGACGTGGGCTAAGAGTATGAATAACCTGCAAGTCACCGACCTCCACGGAAATCGCATCGGCCTGTTGCGGGCGACCGTCAGGCACGGGGCTCGCTTGGTTACCTTATTGACATGTCTGCTCGGCTATCTGACGATACTCTTTACCAAACGAAACCAGGCCCTGCACGATTTGCTAAGCGGCACCATGGTCGTTGACCGGCACCCTCCAGAAGAGGAATTTGATGATTCTGAACTCGAGATTATGCCAATAGAACCTCCCCTCTGA
- a CDS encoding RDD family protein, which translates to MRQRSSLISRRLGSAVADNVLLIVAVFGPAIYLFSNDDHVAYFNFSLILGWWIYFAFLERSPLQGTLFKRLNNFQVTDLHGNRVGIIRATVRHIARILTFFTFMLGYLTITYTRRNQALHDWISGTVVVDIHPEVEDELDFDSEKPVTPTVHY; encoded by the coding sequence ATGAGACAAAGATCATCACTCATCTCAAGACGTCTCGGTTCCGCAGTTGCCGATAATGTCCTCTTGATAGTTGCTGTATTCGGACCGGCGATATATCTATTCTCGAACGATGATCACGTGGCTTACTTCAACTTCTCTCTGATATTGGGTTGGTGGATCTATTTCGCGTTTCTTGAGAGATCGCCTCTGCAAGGGACGTTATTCAAAAGGTTAAACAACTTCCAGGTAACTGACCTTCATGGAAATCGGGTAGGAATCATTCGCGCAACGGTCCGACACATCGCTCGAATATTAACCTTTTTTACCTTTATGCTCGGTTATTTAACCATTACCTATACGAGACGGAACCAAGCCTTGCACGATTGGATCAGCGGCACGGTGGTCGTTGATATCCATCCCGAAGTAGAGGACGAACTCGACTTCGATTCAGAAAAACCTGTTACTCCAACGGTGCATTATTGA
- a CDS encoding family 43 glycosylhydrolase, producing MNPVRLVLSGFCLLMLCISVGVAAEPAELPLDWEWVETPFGKPVVDRGPEGAWDHYAVDNPYVYAEDGKYYCFFEAQDIPGSQPDWHERIGLAISEDGLNWLKQDATNPILKEGPAGAWDNPITKLPAGVVKRDGLYYLFFSGRNSEAKQVGVATAKQLTGPWTKSKDNPVLPRRVGKWDQFVTTHPSPVFQRGDEYFLLYRGMKGLFFDEAVGLAVSKDLVHWERASESNTQPVIPVKANVRSLAAAETSAGYVGISQPEKLTERRYWQSNDLVNWEAGRSITIKASVAAETLSAPFQAKGQWIILYEQKDRIYRAVLTPPDGNQE from the coding sequence ATGAATCCGGTACGTCTCGTCCTGAGTGGTTTCTGTTTATTAATGCTCTGCATATCCGTAGGTGTCGCGGCAGAGCCTGCCGAGTTGCCGCTTGATTGGGAGTGGGTGGAAACACCGTTTGGAAAACCTGTCGTCGATCGCGGTCCGGAGGGGGCTTGGGATCATTACGCGGTGGATAACCCGTATGTTTATGCTGAAGACGGCAAGTATTATTGTTTTTTCGAAGCGCAGGACATTCCCGGTTCCCAACCCGACTGGCATGAACGGATCGGCCTGGCGATTTCAGAAGATGGACTTAATTGGCTCAAGCAGGATGCAACCAATCCGATTTTGAAGGAAGGCCCCGCAGGAGCGTGGGACAACCCCATCACCAAACTTCCCGCAGGTGTCGTTAAACGTGATGGACTTTATTACCTCTTTTTCTCTGGCCGCAACAGCGAGGCGAAACAAGTCGGCGTGGCCACAGCCAAACAGCTGACCGGCCCCTGGACGAAATCGAAGGACAATCCGGTCTTGCCTCGACGCGTTGGGAAGTGGGATCAGTTCGTCACCACGCATCCCTCTCCCGTATTCCAACGCGGAGATGAGTACTTCCTGCTTTACCGAGGCATGAAGGGTCTCTTCTTCGACGAAGCTGTGGGCCTGGCCGTCAGCAAAGATTTGGTTCACTGGGAACGCGCTTCCGAATCCAACACTCAACCCGTGATTCCCGTCAAAGCAAACGTTCGGTCTCTCGCAGCCGCAGAAACCTCCGCGGGTTATGTGGGCATTTCCCAGCCTGAAAAATTGACCGAACGGCGGTACTGGCAATCGAACGATTTAGTCAACTGGGAAGCGGGACGGTCCATCACGATCAAAGCCTCCGTCGCCGCTGAAACCTTATCCGCTCCATTCCAGGCTAAAGGTCAGTGGATCATTCTCTACGAGCAGAAAGACCGTATCTACCGTGCCGTACTGACACCTCCGGACGGTAATCAGGAATGA
- a CDS encoding sulfatase-like hydrolase/transferase produces the protein MISRLSTTLACIGLATLSLFTSDLFAAGRPNVILILTDDQGSVDAHCYGATDLVTPALDQLAKEGTRFTQFYAAAPVCSPSRAGFLTGRVPQRAGVPGNVSSSHGHGGMPAEQVTIAEMFQQSGYRTAHVGKWHLGYDEETMPNSQGFDYSFGHMGGCIDNYSHFFYWHGPNRHDLWKNGEEIFRDGQFFPDLMVDEAKTFIQTEDDRPFFMYWAINVPHYPLQATEKWRKVYANLESPRDKYAAFVSTMDEKIGELLRYLDEQNLREETIIVYQSDHGHSTETRAFGGGGSAGPYRGAKFSLYEGGIRVPAIISWPGQLPEGAVRDQLATGCDWYPTILDLCGIPQPEHQLDGKSLTNLIRSEEAASPHDVFHWQQRDQWAVRKGNWKLIANPRDTSLPQEEQPNAPIEDRVLYDLSKDIGEQHNLVFQHADLVRELEQLHNSWSAELAGDKN, from the coding sequence ATGATATCCCGATTGTCCACCACGCTGGCTTGTATCGGTCTTGCGACTCTGTCTCTCTTCACGAGCGATCTTTTCGCCGCCGGTCGCCCCAATGTGATTCTGATTCTTACAGACGACCAGGGCTCAGTTGATGCCCACTGTTATGGTGCCACCGACCTGGTGACTCCCGCCTTGGACCAGTTGGCGAAGGAGGGAACCCGGTTTACTCAGTTCTATGCTGCGGCCCCGGTTTGTTCGCCTTCTCGCGCGGGGTTTTTGACTGGCCGCGTACCGCAACGAGCGGGCGTACCGGGGAATGTCTCTTCGTCACACGGTCATGGAGGCATGCCGGCCGAACAGGTCACCATTGCCGAGATGTTTCAGCAATCAGGATATCGAACCGCCCACGTGGGCAAGTGGCACCTCGGTTATGACGAAGAAACGATGCCCAACAGCCAGGGATTTGATTACTCCTTCGGGCATATGGGAGGATGCATCGACAACTACTCTCACTTCTTTTACTGGCATGGCCCCAACCGGCATGACTTGTGGAAGAATGGTGAAGAGATCTTTCGCGATGGTCAGTTCTTCCCCGATCTGATGGTCGATGAAGCGAAGACATTCATCCAGACCGAAGATGACCGCCCTTTCTTCATGTACTGGGCAATTAACGTTCCTCATTATCCATTACAAGCGACGGAGAAATGGCGGAAGGTGTATGCCAACCTCGAGTCTCCTCGCGATAAGTATGCCGCGTTCGTTTCCACCATGGATGAAAAAATTGGCGAACTGCTGCGATACCTTGATGAACAGAACCTGCGAGAAGAGACTATCATTGTTTATCAGTCCGACCATGGTCACTCTACCGAGACGCGTGCGTTTGGTGGTGGCGGAAGTGCGGGTCCTTATCGTGGGGCCAAGTTCAGTCTGTACGAAGGGGGAATCCGTGTACCGGCGATCATTTCGTGGCCCGGCCAGTTGCCCGAAGGAGCCGTTCGCGACCAACTCGCCACCGGTTGCGACTGGTACCCGACCATCCTCGACCTGTGTGGCATTCCTCAGCCTGAACATCAACTGGATGGCAAAAGCCTGACGAACTTGATCCGCTCTGAGGAGGCTGCTTCACCCCATGACGTCTTTCATTGGCAACAGAGAGATCAATGGGCGGTTCGCAAAGGAAATTGGAAACTGATCGCGAACCCGCGAGACACTTCTCTTCCGCAAGAGGAACAGCCGAATGCTCCGATTGAGGATCGAGTTCTCTATGACCTTTCGAAAGATATCGGCGAGCAGCATAACCTCGTCTTCCAGCACGCCGACCTAGTTCGCGAATTGGAACAACTGCACAACTCATGGAGTGCAGAGTTGGCCGGCGATAAAAACTAA
- a CDS encoding neutral/alkaline non-lysosomal ceramidase N-terminal domain-containing protein, producing MKSLRFVRPFPISTVSFSSATLFSLALLPALFLANAALAADAAPLKVGAYAMDITPENFPISSAGSLRARMVKGVHDPLHARCLVVDNGSTAVAFAVCDHCMIPREIMDEAKSRIEKTVGIPAKNILISATHTHTGVTVTPVFEAEVDEPYCDFLTDKIVEGIAEAWERRQPAQVGYGSGHDATQVFNRRWFTTTEYTNPFGVTTDKAKMNPGGNIDALINPAGPIDPEIAFLSAQTPDGKPISVLANYSLHYVGGIPGGLLSADYYGEYATRLAGMLGADGEFVGIMSNGTSGDINNINFRLGSTPRREPFEQIQIVAGSVASATKTAYEEVEYHSALPIDVRETEIELGVRKPTKEEVAQAKAYIASQEDSYKAIEGVYANETVYLADFPDSVKVKLQAIRIGDLAIVSTPCETFAETGIAIKDQSPFKQTFVMELANGYNGYLPTPKQHEWGGYETWRARSSYLATDAEPKIRTALLGLLNDLAEEK from the coding sequence ATGAAGTCACTGCGATTCGTTCGCCCGTTCCCGATCTCAACCGTCAGCTTCTCGTCGGCCACGTTGTTCAGCCTGGCTTTGCTTCCTGCACTGTTTCTGGCGAATGCCGCGTTGGCAGCCGACGCCGCTCCCCTGAAAGTGGGAGCCTACGCAATGGACATTACGCCGGAAAATTTCCCCATCTCTTCTGCCGGCAGCTTGCGTGCCCGTATGGTAAAAGGGGTGCATGATCCACTCCATGCTCGCTGTCTCGTCGTGGATAACGGGAGTACTGCTGTTGCCTTCGCTGTTTGCGATCACTGCATGATTCCCCGTGAAATTATGGACGAAGCCAAAAGCCGGATTGAAAAAACAGTCGGCATTCCTGCGAAGAACATTTTGATTTCAGCGACACATACGCACACAGGCGTGACCGTCACTCCCGTCTTCGAAGCCGAAGTCGACGAACCTTATTGTGATTTTCTTACGGACAAAATCGTCGAAGGAATTGCCGAGGCATGGGAACGACGCCAACCGGCACAAGTTGGTTACGGTTCCGGTCACGATGCCACTCAGGTCTTCAATCGCCGTTGGTTTACGACGACGGAATACACGAACCCTTTCGGTGTCACGACGGATAAAGCGAAAATGAATCCGGGAGGAAATATCGATGCGCTGATTAACCCGGCCGGTCCCATCGATCCGGAAATTGCTTTTCTCTCGGCACAGACTCCCGATGGAAAACCGATCTCTGTGCTAGCGAACTATTCGCTGCATTACGTCGGTGGCATTCCAGGTGGATTGCTGTCGGCCGATTATTATGGTGAATACGCCACCCGTCTCGCCGGGATGCTGGGAGCGGACGGAGAGTTCGTCGGCATTATGTCGAATGGAACCAGCGGTGACATTAACAACATCAACTTCCGTCTGGGATCCACCCCTCGACGCGAACCCTTCGAGCAGATTCAGATCGTCGCTGGTTCGGTCGCCTCTGCAACTAAAACTGCTTATGAAGAAGTGGAATATCATTCTGCTCTGCCCATTGATGTCCGTGAGACGGAAATCGAATTGGGTGTCCGTAAACCTACAAAAGAAGAAGTCGCCCAGGCCAAAGCTTATATTGCCAGTCAGGAAGATTCCTATAAAGCCATCGAAGGAGTCTACGCGAACGAGACCGTTTATCTTGCCGACTTCCCGGATTCCGTGAAAGTCAAATTGCAGGCAATTCGTATCGGGGATCTCGCCATCGTGAGTACTCCCTGCGAAACATTCGCCGAAACCGGTATCGCGATCAAGGATCAAAGCCCTTTCAAACAGACCTTCGTGATGGAACTGGCCAACGGTTACAACGGCTACCTTCCCACGCCGAAGCAACATGAGTGGGGTGGTTACGAAACCTGGCGTGCCCGTTCGAGTTATCTGGCCACCGACGCGGAACCTAAAATTCGTACCGCGTTGCTTGGTCTATTAAACGACCTCGCGGAAGAAAAGTAA
- a CDS encoding DNA polymerase Y family protein, whose protein sequence is MYTKLIGHVDSDCFYVSAERVRRSHLQNVPCGVLGNQGACVIAKSYELKADGVKTGMPIWEAVKYSAHAVFVKRDFRWYEVVSKRMLDLLKTVSPSVEYYSIDEMFFDANQLPRIYNCSMEKAAYCLQEQIREKVGIPVSIGIAPSKTLAKLGSDTAKPYGCRVLLNSDDDFLKSQPVGELCGVGGKSNLKLQAQGIHTCYDFIQADRIKIRNLLTVKGEALWYELHGESVCPIVTRRPTHKAISRGGSIGHKSKDWNKITGWLTRNIERLSEALNAAQLHTHLLTLSIQFEDHTGWGQTVKLEEPTSDSGDLLGAAKQMMSCMPLDQCVSYMHLIADRLTPHGLVQKSLFKQRAPSAIDQLKEAVNTKLGRFVIRSGDTLEVNDLYGDEANNYEICDVSGKMCF, encoded by the coding sequence ATGTACACAAAACTGATTGGCCATGTCGATTCTGACTGCTTTTACGTCTCGGCGGAACGAGTACGCAGGAGCCATTTGCAGAACGTGCCCTGCGGGGTTCTTGGCAACCAGGGGGCGTGTGTGATCGCCAAGAGCTATGAGCTGAAAGCGGATGGGGTTAAGACGGGAATGCCCATTTGGGAGGCGGTGAAATATTCGGCTCACGCGGTCTTCGTTAAACGAGACTTCCGTTGGTATGAAGTGGTCTCCAAACGGATGTTGGACTTGCTCAAAACCGTGTCTCCCTCTGTTGAGTATTACTCCATTGATGAAATGTTCTTCGATGCAAACCAACTTCCCCGGATTTATAACTGCTCCATGGAAAAGGCAGCCTACTGCTTGCAAGAACAGATTCGCGAAAAGGTGGGGATTCCGGTTTCCATTGGGATCGCCCCATCAAAAACACTCGCCAAGCTCGGCTCCGATACCGCAAAGCCTTATGGTTGTCGTGTGTTATTGAACTCGGATGATGATTTTCTAAAGTCGCAACCTGTCGGGGAACTTTGCGGAGTGGGTGGGAAGAGTAACCTGAAACTACAGGCCCAGGGAATCCACACTTGTTACGACTTCATCCAGGCTGACCGTATCAAAATCCGGAACCTGTTAACGGTTAAAGGAGAGGCTCTCTGGTACGAACTGCATGGCGAATCCGTTTGTCCCATCGTGACGCGCCGACCGACCCACAAAGCGATTTCCAGAGGAGGGTCGATTGGACACAAGTCAAAAGACTGGAACAAAATCACCGGCTGGTTAACCCGCAACATAGAGCGGCTCTCGGAAGCGTTGAACGCAGCGCAGTTGCATACTCATTTACTCACGCTCTCGATTCAGTTTGAAGACCATACCGGTTGGGGCCAGACAGTAAAACTGGAAGAACCGACTTCCGATTCCGGGGATCTCCTCGGTGCGGCCAAGCAGATGATGTCCTGTATGCCCCTGGATCAATGCGTTTCTTATATGCACTTAATCGCTGATCGTTTAACGCCTCACGGGTTAGTTCAAAAATCATTATTCAAACAACGCGCACCCTCGGCGATCGATCAACTCAAAGAAGCAGTAAACACCAAACTGGGAAGGTTTGTCATTCGCAGTGGTGACACCCTCGAAGTGAATGATCTTTACGGAGACGAGGCGAACAATTACGAGATCTGTGACGTATCTGGAAAAATGTGTTTTTAA
- a CDS encoding zinc ribbon domain-containing protein, translated as MSTSSSPRTQCPHCRKVMKIKSESLFGRRTKCPQCSEKFEIQPVRKKSRTQKPATSTSEMTADETSNWLEDFSELEQPRQQRSSGQRSSRTASEEEDYGFGDTLPAPVPRRRRSSSDGEALPKKKKRPPEQRRRRQPTGPSPFVQFLAWAGGSFAGGLVGAVLWAVIAYFTWRESAFIAWAVGGLTGMGALVAANACGESQGFGSGLTAAFMSLVAIFLGKVMAFTVIFGGDVVLSSIVAVLSVGLFDGLFILLAFFSAYRVGAGLSGDEPGY; from the coding sequence ATGAGCACATCATCCTCACCCCGGACTCAGTGTCCTCACTGCCGCAAAGTCATGAAGATCAAATCCGAAAGCCTGTTCGGTCGACGGACTAAATGCCCTCAATGCAGTGAGAAGTTTGAAATACAACCCGTCCGCAAGAAATCTCGAACGCAAAAACCAGCGACTTCCACCAGTGAAATGACGGCGGATGAAACCTCCAACTGGCTGGAAGACTTCAGCGAACTGGAGCAACCCCGTCAACAACGTTCTTCGGGTCAACGATCAAGTCGTACCGCCTCTGAAGAAGAGGACTACGGATTTGGCGATACTTTGCCAGCCCCGGTTCCTCGGCGACGTCGCTCTTCCTCTGATGGTGAGGCATTGCCCAAAAAGAAAAAACGCCCGCCTGAGCAGAGGCGTCGCCGACAACCAACCGGCCCCTCTCCTTTCGTGCAGTTCCTGGCCTGGGCGGGTGGTAGCTTCGCGGGTGGCTTGGTGGGCGCCGTCCTTTGGGCCGTGATTGCCTACTTCACTTGGCGTGAAAGTGCCTTTATTGCCTGGGCTGTGGGAGGGCTTACTGGTATGGGAGCCCTCGTGGCGGCAAATGCCTGTGGAGAGTCTCAGGGCTTCGGCTCCGGCTTAACGGCTGCCTTCATGTCACTGGTTGCCATTTTCCTCGGAAAAGTAATGGCCTTTACCGTGATTTTTGGAGGTGACGTCGTCCTGTCTTCCATCGTCGCCGTGCTTTCGGTTGGGCTATTCGATGGGCTGTTTATTCTACTCGCATTTTTTAGTGCCTACCGCGTGGGGGCGGGCCTTAGTGGCGATGAACCCGGCTATTAA
- a CDS encoding SDR family NAD(P)-dependent oxidoreductase, with product MTTQELTGKVAVVTGGANGIGRATAKWLARRGAKVFIGDVNLLDENQQDFADLNISEQRCDVRIEADVQGLIEQAVRESGRLDILVNNAGIGMVKPITEVTEEEWDACMGVNLKGAFFGCKHAIRQMQRNGGGAIVNTASNAGLLPRQHDPVYSISKMGLVGMTKSLGLCHAKDNIRINAVCPGPVCETGMMNADLAQSNDPEAMVRGFINASPLAKANNRMITPEEVAETIGYLVSDAAQFVTGTMIAIDGGKSLGVSQS from the coding sequence ATGACAACTCAGGAACTGACTGGCAAAGTAGCTGTGGTGACCGGTGGCGCGAACGGAATTGGACGAGCCACAGCGAAATGGCTCGCTCGACGGGGGGCCAAGGTCTTCATCGGCGATGTGAATCTGTTGGACGAGAACCAACAGGACTTCGCCGATCTGAATATCTCTGAACAACGATGCGATGTACGAATCGAAGCGGACGTGCAGGGTTTGATCGAACAGGCCGTTCGGGAATCGGGGCGACTGGATATCCTTGTGAATAACGCTGGGATCGGTATGGTGAAACCGATCACGGAGGTGACTGAAGAAGAGTGGGACGCCTGCATGGGCGTCAATTTAAAAGGGGCTTTCTTCGGCTGCAAGCACGCCATTCGCCAGATGCAGCGAAATGGAGGTGGCGCCATTGTAAACACGGCGAGCAACGCGGGGCTCTTGCCCCGACAACATGACCCGGTTTATTCGATCAGCAAAATGGGATTAGTTGGAATGACGAAATCGCTGGGACTCTGTCATGCGAAAGACAATATCCGCATCAACGCTGTCTGCCCTGGCCCTGTTTGTGAAACAGGAATGATGAACGCTGACCTTGCCCAGTCGAATGATCCCGAGGCGATGGTACGAGGTTTCATCAACGCCTCTCCTCTCGCCAAGGCCAACAATCGTATGATCACACCGGAAGAAGTGGCTGAAACGATCGGTTACTTGGTCAGCGACGCGGCCCAGTTTGTCACCGGCACGATGATCGCCATTGACGGGGGCAAATCTCTGGGTGTTAGCCAGAGTTAG
- a CDS encoding DUF1549 domain-containing protein has translation MTEINQRLDQHWKDNEVVPSDIADDEEWLRRVYLDLTGRIPSTEEVRRFLGEKEEAPSRTQIIEELLSSDEYISNWTTVWTNLSIGRQTPRRVSRRGMEKFYREAFARNRPWNEVVTDLILAEGHYEENGAVNYLLAQMTMRDEQVLLTAKTAKLFLGQQLQCVQCHNHPFNQWKQEQFWQFNSFFRQIDKIDHRKIDPDSGRRVDDYSEVVLRDFSGPVHFDRRDGLKQVAYPIFNGESVNPDVTTDRREGLTSLLAQGERPAIASAMVNRMWSHFFGYGFVNPVDDIGPHNHSAMPELFDRMADEFVKNNYDVKKLMNWIVNSKAYNLTSKFNPGNEFDDPAAGETPLFSKMYLKSLEAEQLYDSLLVATRADAAGRADYEEQLNRREQWLRQFVIEFGNDEGTEATTFNGTIPQALMLMNGQLVRNAMSMEGESFLQQLKNNSKLKPLEKVNEVYLATLNRYPTSRERSALTKLFKGNPEEAALQDLLWALLNSNEFITNH, from the coding sequence GTGACCGAAATCAATCAACGGTTGGATCAGCATTGGAAAGACAACGAAGTTGTTCCCTCCGATATCGCCGACGACGAAGAATGGCTCCGTCGCGTGTACCTCGATCTGACGGGCCGCATTCCTTCCACTGAAGAGGTGCGAAGGTTTCTGGGAGAAAAAGAGGAAGCCCCCAGCCGAACGCAGATCATTGAGGAATTACTGAGCAGCGATGAATACATTTCCAACTGGACCACTGTCTGGACGAATCTGTCCATCGGTCGGCAGACACCTCGCCGGGTCAGTCGTCGAGGTATGGAAAAATTCTACCGCGAAGCTTTTGCGAGAAACCGTCCCTGGAACGAAGTCGTTACCGATCTCATTCTGGCCGAAGGTCACTACGAAGAAAATGGCGCCGTCAATTATCTACTGGCACAGATGACGATGCGGGACGAACAAGTACTGCTCACCGCGAAGACCGCCAAACTCTTTCTTGGACAACAGCTCCAGTGCGTGCAATGTCACAACCATCCATTCAATCAATGGAAGCAAGAACAGTTCTGGCAGTTCAATAGCTTCTTTCGACAGATCGATAAAATTGATCACCGCAAAATAGACCCCGATTCAGGTCGTCGAGTTGATGACTATTCAGAAGTCGTTCTCCGTGATTTTTCTGGTCCCGTCCATTTCGATCGACGTGATGGTCTGAAGCAAGTCGCTTACCCGATTTTCAACGGAGAGTCGGTGAATCCCGATGTCACCACCGACCGCCGCGAAGGCCTGACTTCACTTCTGGCTCAGGGAGAACGCCCCGCCATTGCCTCGGCGATGGTGAACCGGATGTGGTCACACTTCTTCGGTTATGGCTTCGTCAATCCTGTCGATGACATCGGCCCGCACAACCACTCGGCCATGCCCGAACTGTTTGACCGTATGGCGGACGAGTTCGTCAAAAACAACTACGACGTTAAAAAGCTGATGAACTGGATCGTCAACTCGAAAGCGTACAACCTGACCAGCAAGTTCAACCCTGGCAATGAATTCGACGACCCCGCCGCGGGCGAGACGCCTCTGTTCAGCAAGATGTATCTGAAATCACTCGAAGCGGAACAACTTTACGATTCACTACTCGTCGCAACCCGGGCCGACGCCGCTGGTCGTGCTGACTACGAAGAACAATTGAACCGCCGCGAACAATGGTTGCGGCAATTTGTAATCGAATTCGGTAACGATGAAGGCACCGAAGCGACCACTTTCAACGGAACAATTCCACAAGCGCTGATGTTGATGAACGGACAACTTGTTCGTAACGCAATGTCGATGGAAGGGGAAAGTTTCCTGCAGCAGTTGAAGAACAACAGCAAACTAAAACCGCTGGAAAAAGTGAACGAAGTTTACCTTGCCACGTTAAATCGATACCCAACCAGCCGCGAGCGAAGTGCGTTGACAAAACTGTTCAAAGGGAATCCCGAAGAAGCCGCCTTGCAGGATCTGTTATGGGCCCTGCTGAATTCGAACGAGTTTATTACGAATCATTAA
- a CDS encoding DUF1501 domain-containing protein gives MNLPTPTGMNRRHFLRHMATSAATVPALQFMSHLEANAATVKSNQKSCILMWMGGGPPTIDIWDLKPKSTNGGEFKPISTAGDFQITEALPETAKIMDNLSIVRSMSTREADHDRGRYYLHTSFVPNPTVVHPPFGSVISKELGDKRENLTIPSFVAVGGSPGSPGYLGMSHAPFNVDSNGQIRNANMEGLNPTQMASRLSMLKTVETQFIDSNRGSMSKDHQDIYRKALTLLYSDQMTAFEVAQEPAEVQEAYGDTGFGRGLLLARRLAERGVPFIEVDMGGWDLHQDVFSTLRDNRMPTVDKAMSTLVKDLKERGMLDNTVLVWMGEFGRTPRINQNTGRDHWARSWSVVIGGGGIKGGIAVGATDDEGIEVIGKGYQPGDIWATVAQAMGVPVNTEYRSANGRPMKMVNTGQPITELI, from the coding sequence ATGAATTTACCGACTCCAACTGGAATGAACCGCCGTCACTTTCTCCGACATATGGCGACGAGTGCAGCGACTGTTCCTGCGCTGCAGTTCATGTCGCATCTTGAAGCGAACGCCGCAACCGTCAAAAGTAATCAGAAGTCGTGCATTCTGATGTGGATGGGGGGCGGTCCTCCTACGATTGATATCTGGGACCTCAAACCGAAATCCACCAACGGCGGAGAATTCAAACCGATCTCAACAGCAGGTGACTTCCAGATCACCGAAGCGCTCCCCGAAACGGCCAAGATCATGGACAACCTATCCATCGTCCGTTCGATGAGCACACGCGAAGCCGATCATGATCGCGGACGTTATTACCTGCATACGTCGTTCGTCCCCAATCCCACCGTGGTACACCCTCCCTTTGGATCGGTCATCAGTAAAGAGCTGGGAGACAAACGGGAGAACCTGACGATTCCCTCCTTCGTTGCCGTTGGTGGTTCTCCCGGTTCACCAGGTTACCTTGGCATGTCCCATGCACCCTTTAACGTCGACAGCAACGGTCAGATCCGTAATGCGAACATGGAAGGGCTCAACCCGACTCAGATGGCGTCCCGATTGTCGATGTTGAAAACAGTGGAGACCCAGTTCATTGATTCCAACCGCGGGTCAATGTCTAAAGACCATCAGGATATTTATCGCAAAGCCCTGACGCTACTGTATTCCGATCAGATGACCGCTTTCGAAGTTGCCCAGGAGCCTGCTGAGGTTCAGGAAGCCTACGGAGACACTGGCTTCGGTCGCGGACTGCTGCTGGCCCGTCGCCTCGCTGAACGTGGCGTTCCCTTTATTGAAGTCGACATGGGAGGCTGGGACCTGCATCAGGATGTTTTCTCTACTCTGCGGGACAACCGCATGCCTACAGTCGATAAAGCGATGTCCACACTTGTGAAAGACCTCAAAGAACGGGGCATGCTGGACAACACGGTTCTCGTCTGGATGGGTGAGTTCGGTCGGACACCGCGCATTAATCAGAATACTGGCCGCGATCACTGGGCCCGCAGTTGGTCGGTCGTGATTGGTGGTGGCGGAATTAAAGGTGGTATCGCCGTCGGCGCCACCGACGATGAAGGAATTGAAGTCATCGGCAAAGGGTATCAACCGGGCGATATCTGGGCGACTGTGGCCCAAGCCATGGGTGTCCCCGTGAATACCGAATACCGTTCCGCCAACGGTCGTCCCATGAAAATGGTCAACACCGGTCAACCCATCACCGAGCTGATTTAA